The stretch of DNA GGACACAATGGGCAAAATAATACATCCTGTGGCATATATGAACATTGCTGCTTTTTTGCAGAAAGCTGACAAAGAAAGGTCAGGTGTCGTCTCAACCATGAACTCATCTCTTGAGCTATGGGCAAACCCATTGATTGATACTGCAACTGCATCAAGTGACTTTAATATTCTAGATTTTAAGAGGAAGAAAGTTACAGTTTATGTTGGGTTAACTCCAGACAACTTAAACAGGTTAAAACCTTTAATGCAAGTTTTTTACCAGCAAGCAACTGAGTTCTTGTGTAGAAAATTGCCGTCGGATGATGAGCCTTATGGCGTGTTGTTCTTAATGGATGAGTTTCCTACACTTGGAAAAATGGAGCAATTTCAAACAGGTATTGCATATTTTCGTGGCTATAGAGTTAGATTATTCTTAATTGTTCAAGATACTGAGCAACTTAAAGGAATATACGAAGAAGCAGGAATGAACTCCTTTTTATCAAACTCAACTTATAGAATAACTTTTGCAGCTAATAACATTGAGACAGCTAACTTAATATCGCAACTTATAGGGAACAAAACTGTACAACAAGAATCATTGAACAAACCTAAATTTTTAGACTTGAATCCTGCATCAAGATCGTTGCATATCTCTGAAACGCAAAGAGCATTGTTGTTACCTCAAGAAATTATTATGTTGCCACGTGATGAACAGATAATTTTGATAGAATCGACTTACCCAATTAAATCAAAGAAGATCTTATACTACAGTGATAACACTTTCACAAGAAAACTACTCAAGCAGACTTATGTACCTACACAGGAGCCATATGACCCAAACAAAGTTTTTTCTGGTGCTAACAAAAGTAAGGTTGATAACAAAGAAAACGACGCTACTGAAGGGCCTAACGCTGCTGATTATCTTGTTGAGGCTCAAACTAAAGATGCAGTATACGATGAATCAGAGATCGATGATGAGCTTAAAGAAGAAGAGATCGATGATGAAGATGTTGACGGGTTTGATGATGAGGAAGATTATGGCAAACTTAAAGGCGACGGTAAACCTAAAGAAGAAAAATATGATGATGAATTCGATAACGAATTTGAAGATGAAGATGATGGTGATAAACCAAAAAGTAATGGAAAGTAAAGTCAATTTTGTCTTATTCTTTTAGCTTAGAAAACAGGTTATGTAAATCGTTAAGCTTTTCACATTAAGCCATTTTTAATTAATTAGTATTAAATTAGCTAATTTAAATTAGGGGAGTATGATGAGCAATAAAAAAACATTAGCGGTTACAGCATTTACTTTACTGTTGTTACAACAGTCTTTTGCAAGTGAAACAGAAGGATTCTACTTTGGTGGTGGATACCATGGTCAATTTTTTAATAGCATGAGTGAACTACAAGCAAAAGGTGATAAGATATCTGTAAATGATGTGGGTAATTTGAGAACAAAAGGTCAGTTTTTAAGCAAATACCAGCGAAGTTATAACCCTCTTTTTGCTGCAAACATGGCATTTGGTTATGAAAGAAAATTAGGGAACAACAGCTATAGAACTGAATTAGAAGGAATGTATTCTTCTATAAAAGTGGATAATATTGGCTTAGAAGGCAACAGAATAAGTATATCACACTTAAAAGATATTGGTGAAGGCAATAACAAAAAAACTTATGGGTACGGTATTCAAGTCAATAATGACAAAGTTGAGAATGCATCTGTAATGGCTAATGCTTATTACTATTGGAAAAATGATGGTCTCTCTTTTTCACCTTATGTTGGAGCTGGGGTTGGTGCAACAAGGATGAAGATGTTTGAAACAACATCAATAAGGCCTGCATACCAAGTGAAAGCTGGCTTAGGTTACAGCATAAATGAAAGTGTAAATATGCACATCGGGTATAGACATTTTGGCGTTATTGGCAGTAATTTTGACCTTACAACACAAGTATTGAACCAATTAAACAACGATGGTAGCCGTGTAAGCCAGGTATTCAATAAGAATCACCCAGCATCAGATAATCAGACAGGTAGCATAAATATAGGTAGTACATTATTTGCCACACACGGTATAGAAGCTGGTCTTACTTTTCATTTTGCTAGCAAGGTTTAAACATGTTGTTCTTCTAGAGAAGATGATAGCTTTTCTTGGTGTTATTTCCAGTCCCCTCTTCTTGTTATCCAAATAACCGACCTGGAATCTAGAAAAAAGGAAATATGAATGCCAGTGTCAAACACTGGCACAGCAAAGTAAGGGATGACAGTACAGGGTGACAGAGATAATACAAGAAAACATTAGCTATGTTCTTTTTATAACAATGCACCTTTTCATTCCTGCTAAATCATACATGTATTCCTGAAAAGCTAGCTCATAAGAGGGAACTATTTTGTCAATATCATTTTGATCTTCACCTATTTCCAGTATTGCAAACCCATTTTTCTTAAGGCACCTTTTCAATATTGGAAAAATACTCAAGTAACAGCTTAAGCCGTCAATTCCACCATCAAGAGCAATTTTTGGCTCTTTTTGCACTTCAGCTTGCAGGTCTTTTAATTTGTCTCTTCTAATATATGGAGGATTGCTGATTATAAGATCGAATAAGCCTTTGCACTCTGTCCAAGAACTTGGGAACATTTTAGCTCTGCCAAGCAGATTATGTTTTTCCATGTTCTGACAGGCAACTTTATATGCTTTTAAGCTTTTTTCAAAACCGACACCAACAGCATGTTCATATTCACTAAGTACGGATATCAATAAACAACCTGTGCCTGTACCAAAATCTGCAATTTCCATTTCCTGCTTCTTGTTTGGATAATATTTTAACGCTGCTGAGACTAGTATTTCACTATCTGCTCTTGGGTCCAAAACGTGCCGATTGACTATAAAATTCTTACTCCAGAATTCACGGTTGCCTATTATTTGCGATATTGGGTACCTTTCTGCTCTTTTTTTCGTCAATTTCCAAAATAGCTGTTCTTTTTTTATCGATACTTGATCAGCGTAGTTCATAATTATGAACGATCTTTCTACGTCAAGAACATGCTGCATAATAATTTCGCAGTCCAAATACGGTGATTCAACTTTATGAGATGATAATAGCTTTGATCCCTCTTGAATTAGAGTACCGATTGTTTTCATTATTTCAAAATTTTGCCTTTTAATCGTATGGTTGTAGTTTGAGTCTACTGAAGAAAAGCATTGCTTTTCTCTCTTGTCACCACCAGTATAGCGCATACAATGTGATGATACCCTATGAGAAATATAAAACCTAGGTTAGAGTAACTGCATCAGATCTCAGTGTCAAACAGGTTACAATCTAGTCACTTCAGTTTTACCATTAATGTGCGAAGTTTCTTCCAGCTCTGTTAAAGGATTTTCCATTTTTCCCAGCTAAGTGTCTAATTTGTTCTGTATGTTCGACAAGCAAATCAAAGCCAAGTCACAATTTTATCAAATTGTTTTGCTTCAGCACATTATACGGCTAATTCCTCGAATTCTTCTATACCACATGAGCTTCTTATTTCTTGCTGCATGCTTTTGAATATCTCTCTTATTTAGGTTAAATTGTAACAAATCTTCTCCTGATATCCAGCAATTCTCTTTTGATATATATCAATCATTTTTTGGCATGAGTTACCCCTAAGTGAATGCTCCTTTTTCTCCTGTATACAAAAACTTTGAAAATCTTTGCAGTTAAGTATTGCCTCTCTATTTTTTTATGTCATTAATTATGCTGACTATTGACCCACCTGTTTCCCTTAGGTTTTTTTCCGTTCTCTTCCTTCAAGTGCATACTTGGGTTTACTTTTTGCCTGGGATGCTATTTATATAATGCTTCTATCTCTACGTCTCTATTATAAACATTTCTTCACTCATCATTTGATAGTATTGCTATAGCATCTTCTCTTTTACCATGCGATTTAGGTACTTTTTTTGAACGAACTAACATGACTTAGTAAAAAGTCCTTTATGAGCTCTTCTTTTTTTACTTTAGATAATTTCTCTAGGGCAAACTGGTATTTTAAAAATTCCAAATGCTAGATACTTTTTTGCTTTAGTTATAAACTCTTAAGAAATTTACCAAGCGGGAAAAAAGGCAAGAAAAACTCATTAGCTAGTTATTCACTATCTATTTTATAATGTTGGAATTTTTAAGTTTAAGTCCCCAGTAGGTGCAATTTACAGCATTAGCTAACAATGTAGACAACAATGTAAAAGACATAAGGCACACATAGTGCAAAAAGTTAAACATGAGATGCTAAATACATTAAGTTTTTTTGTCATTTTATCTGCATAGACTGAAGATAAATAAGTATCTTCAATACTATGGTAAGGAGGCTGACGAAGTTTGCCAAGTAAATTTCTTATACTTTGTTCCTATATTAAAACTTTAACTTCTAACTTATTATTAGTAATATTATTTATACAAATAACTATGATTTATGCCTGAGCTTGGGAATATATTACTACTGTTGTCCTGCTTATTGTCCTTAACATATCTATTTCTACCGTTCAATTCTTACCGATTCATTACCACTGCCATATTCTTCTGTATATCAGTATCAATGGCTATTTTGATCTACTGCCACATTATAAACGATTTCTCACTCGAAAACGTATATTACCACTCTCATACGACAAAACCTTTGATCTATAAAATCTGTGGCGTTTGGGGAAATAAAGAAGGGTCTATGTTGCTTTGGACCTTAGTGCTTACTTTTTACCTATTTCTAATGGATATTTTTATTGGTGATAACAGTGAATTAAAGAAAGTATCCTTGATCACTCAAGGCTTAATCTGCTTTTGTTTTTCGCTGTTTACTTTACTTAAGTCCGATCCTTTTACTAAAATGCCAAGCATAGAAACAGATGGCCTTGGTTTTCATCCGATATTGCAGGACATAGGCCTTGCCATTCATCCACCAATATTATATTTGGGGTACCTTGGATTTAGCGTTCCCTTTTCGCTCTCTATAGCTGGGTTAATTATAAACATCGAAGGAGACATTTGGGCTAAAATTGTCAGGCCATGGGTACTTGTTTCTTGGTCGCTACTTACCTTGGGTATTAGCCTTGGCAGTTGGTGGGCATACCGCGAACTTGGGTGGGGTGGATTTTGGTTTTGGGATCCAGTAGAAAACGTTTCTTTAATGCCATGGTTAATTGCAGTAGCACTGACGCATCTGTTACTCGTGGTACGAAATTTCAATATTTTAAGGAACTTTGCCATTTTGCTTACGCTCACAACTTTCATATTGAGTGTAACTGGAACATTTTTAGTCCGCTCTGGAATACTTTCTTCAGTTCACACGTTTGCAGATGATCCAGGATATGGGCTGTATATACTGGCTTTACTTGGTGTAATTACAGCCAGTAGCTTAGCAATATTTGTGGCATTTACGAAAAAGAGTGGATCTCTTATTACATTACCATCTATCATCCAATTAGCTGATATTGGGATCCAGGGAAAAAGTATGCAGTCACATGCTGGCATGACACCAAAGAATACACCAAAGCAAAACTTTCCTATTTTGTCCCGCTTTACAATGATACTGATGAACAATTTATTATTAATTACTGCCTTTTTCATCGTGTTTATTGGCACTTTATACCCTACAATGCTTAAATATTTAACCGGTGAACTCATTTCAGTTGGAGCACCGTACTACAATTCCTTATTTAATCCTATTGCACTGGCTACTCTAGTGCTTACCATGGTAGGACAATACTGCCGTTGGCAGGGGAATAGCTTGTTACCAATATTCCATGAATATAGACTCTCATTCTGTAGTGCTGCAGCCATCTTACCGTTTATCTTTCATATGGAGCTAATGATTGTGCTATCAATTACAATCTCCATGGCACTATTAGCCTTTGTTTTAGAAGCATATAGCAAAAGAATTCGTTTATTTAAAGTGGCATTTAGTGAATCAATTTCATTAGTAAGAGGAGTTTCCAAGTCTTACTATGCTATGATGTTAGCTCATGCTGGGGTAGCAATTCTAGTACTTGGTATAGCCTATTCAGTCGGTTGGCAAGAAAAAAAAGAAAATTACCTAAAAATAGGAGATAGCATAACAGTCAACAAATTCAAAGTTACTTTACGAAATACTGAATTTATAAAAAAGAAGAATTTCCATGCAGTGAGAGGCACAATGGATATTAGAAATTTGTTGAACAACAAGATACTAGGTGAAGTAACCCCTGAATATAGATTTTATCTTGTGGAGGGTCAGAAAAATATTGAAAGCAGTATTTACCACAATTTATTTTCTGATATTTATATTGTAATTGGCGAGATTGATAAAAATAAAAACAAGATCGCCACTAAAGTACACTACAAACCTGGAATGCCTATAATCTGGTTTGGATCCTGCCTTATCGCTTTTGGTTCGCTCCTTGTTGCTTTGCCCTTATTGAGAAGATTTTGATGGGGCTCCTTTATACTACCACAAAAAGCACTTGACAAACCTCGTTAGCCCCCTTATCCTGATACTGAAGGTATTAAGTTACCTCCAATCTGTGCAGATTAAAATAATAAAGTATTATATAGTTAGCATCTTATGTTTAATTTTTTGCCATGTAAATGCTGTTGATTTTCTGGGATTACCATAATTACGGACCGAGGAGTAAGTGTTGATAGTGCTAGTACAGATGGTCATACACCGCTACACTACGCTTACCATTATAGCGAGTTGGAGGTTGTAAAATTTCTTGTAACAAAATATTTATGCTGAATGCAATGGGTTTAAGGCTTTAAATCTTGCTGCTATGCATGTTCACAAGAATGTTGTAGAGTTTTTCCTCAACCAAGAACTGAATATTAGTGACCCTGATAAAGATGGTTGGACATCATTGCATTACGCTGTTCAAAGAGGATGCTTAGAAGTTGTGAAATTTCTTGCCAGAAAGGGAAAAAGCATTAACGTTGAAAATGCTTATGGAAGTAAGCCAGTGCATAGGGCCGCTTCCGGTGGGCACAAAAACGTTGTAGAATTTTTCTTAATCAAGGAATAAGCATTAATGATACTGGAGAAATAGGTAATACACTATTACGTTTTGCTGCTCAAGAAGATTATCCAGAAAGTTATGAAGTTTCTTCTAGGTAGAGGTGCTAATGCTAGTATAAAAAACGATTGTGGTGAAAAGCCAATTGATACTGCCAGGAGGAAAGGTCATTCAAATGTTATGGAATTGCTTACTTGGAACTGTGTCCATACTATCAACATACTCTAAGAAAAAGGGCAAGAAAAGTTTTTACGTAGAATTTTTAATGCAGATGTAAAATAAAGTCTTTATTTACCTTCTCTTGAAGCAAGGAATATTAAAATTAACGTAAGTGTACTGCAATTACTCGTGGCTACCCCCAGGCTTTTATCACAGAGTGACAAGCCATTTTTAAGCAACTTAGAGGCTTCAGCTAAGATTTATGGAGCGTATAAGCACGGGGTAAGCAAGTATCTAAAAGAGAAGAAAGAGAAGTTTTTTCCTTTAGCAAGTTACTCAATAACTTTGAAAGACAGCTAGATCCTGCTACGAATAATCTACCTTCAAGCTTAATTCTGATGAAGATATAAGGTTAAAGTGATAGTATAAGGTTTCTTGATTCTGGAAATCTCATATTTAGCTGCGAAAATAGATACTTATTTAAAAAATATCCTGTAACTTTTAATCCTAATTGAAATTCTTGATATGAGTAGCTGTTTTGTAGGTTATTATTATACACGTCATGCAGCATTTGTGGAAAAGGTAATAGTTTATCCGCATAATAATCTCCTACTTTCTTTGACACCGCTCTGCCAGTTTTTGGAGAAATAAATTGTAAATTTTCCTTAACACCCGTTACAGCGCATTTAGATAGATCTAACTTAAACCCCAACTGTGCAAGAAGCAAAAGCTCTAAGTTAAGGTAATGGCCTTGCCAAGGTTCACTACCATGCTTAATTACATCAATGAAATACTGAAAGTTATCATATAGCACGGCACAAGGCTCGCTCTCTGGAAGTACTTTTTCCAAGATAGAAGAAAAAGAAACAATAGTGATGCTTTTTAAGCTATCCTGAAAGAAGTGGTGAAATGGAGATTCTATCAATTCACACTTAAAAAATCCTAGATTTTCAGGTAGCTTAGCACTCCATTCTGCATGTAATAGATTACTCACCTGAAATTTATAACTGCTATCGTTTGTCAACCGAGTTAGTCCTCTGCACTTTCCATGGTTTTTCATGAACAGAGAAAGAATTAAGCTTTTATCACCGTACTTTTTAGCAGCTATAATAATGCCTTCATCTTTCCATCTCATTTTAACTTGACGCATATGTTTTTAATCTTTAATTCTTATATTTCTTCATTAACATAATATAATTTTGTGCTGATTGTGTAATATATTTAACTTCTTCATCTGAAATCTTTTTAAAGAATTTTGCTGGCCTGCCAGCCCACATTTCTCCACTTTTTATCACTTTTCTATGTGTTACTAGTGAACCAGCAGCTACCATAGCTTCAGATTCTACAATTGCATGATCCATTACAATAGAACCCATACCAATAAGTGCTTTGTCATGCACCGTGCATGCGTGTAACATACAAAAATGTCCCACTGTTACCATATCGCCAATAATTGTATCGCCACCAGGATTTCTATCTACATGAATTACTGTGCCATCTTGAATGTTCGTTCCATCACCTATTTTGATTGACCCAATATCTCCCCTGATCACACAATTAAACCAAATGCTCGCCTCTCTTCCTATTTCAACCTTGCCTACAATATGCGAATCTCCTGCAATGAAAGCACTCTCGTCTATTTTTGGCTCACAGTTCTTATATTTTAAAATGTTTGAGCTTACAATTCTATACATTAATATCTGCAGCAGCTATACAAAATCTATTATACCGTACATATAAAAGTTTTACCTTAATTTCATTGAAATGCGCATACAAAATTATATATTAATTAGTGTATTACACATTTGAAATTATGAGTATATTAGACAAATTGGTAATCCTGCTGTTAGTTTCTACGCTTCCTTTTTCTTCATATTCATACCAATTTAGAACTAAAGCAAAGCAAGCAGTAGTTTTAGATTTAGCCTCAGACTTGTTCATTTTTGAGCATAATTCCGACGAAAAGATGTCTCCATCTTCAATGAGCAAGCTAATGACTTTATATGTAGCCTTCGATTATTTAAAAGCTGGAATAATAGACATGAAGGATAAATTTCGAGTAAGTAGAAAAGCGTGGGAAAGAAAAGGCTCTTCTATGTTTTTAAAGGAAGGTCAATCTGTTTCGGTGAAAGAATTGCTTGAAGGAGTTACAACGGTCTCGGGTAACGATGCCTGCATAACGTTAGCTGAGGGCATTGCCGGGTCAGAAGAGAATTTCGTGGTTGAAATGAACGAAGTTGCACAAAATTTGAACCTAAGCGACAGTTACTTTGTCAATTCAAGCGGGTGGCCAGATAAAGATCATTTCATGAGTGCAAAAGATTTGGTAGTACTAGCAAAAAGGATTTTTACTGATTTCCCTGAATATTATGATTTATTTTCTAAACAATATCTAACATATAACGATATCATACAAAAAAATAAAAATCTTTTACTTTTTCATGATATTGGAGTTGATGGCTTAAAGACCGGTTATACAAACGCTGGTGGTTACGGCATTGTAATTTCTGCAAAACGAAACGATAGGAGAATTTTCGCTGTTGTAAATGGCTTAAACACTGAAAAAGAGCGAATAGAAGAAGCAAAAAGACTGATACAATATTCCTTCAATCATTTTAATACTAAGAAGATATTTGCTAAGGATAGTGTAGTTGAGGAAATAAATGTTCTATACGGAAAGGAGAGAAAAGTATCTGCCACAGTTGCAAATGATGTCACCATAACTTATAACCGCAATCTACGTGATAAAATTAAGGTGCGTGTTGAATATAAAGATATGATACCTGCACCTATTAAAAAAGGGCAAGAAGTAGGTAAAATTTTTATAGAAATACCAGGTATAGAGCAGCAAACTATACCACTTTATGCAGTGAATGATGTACAGGAATTAAATTACGTAGAAAAGTTTT from Wolbachia endosymbiont strain TRS of Brugia malayi encodes:
- a CDS encoding type IV secretory system conjugative DNA transfer family protein is translated as MSHSGNHLRNILIGGVVAFSILEFCFYLSGILFYLFVDGPDGLDFKAIRPGLTPFPQALWPTIFDHIQNCWHHPELYSLELKIKLIISSALPVVVLMIILWNLRERIIEWRPFRKKESLHGDSKWASEKEIRKAGLRSKKGLLLGKDKRGYFIADGYQHALLFAPTGSGKGVGFVIPNLLFWTDSVIVHDIKLENYEITSGWRERQGQKVYVWNPAQPDGISHCYNPLEWISEKPGQMVDDVQKIANLIMPEQDFWQNEARSLFVGVVLYLLAAPEKVKSFGEVVRTMRSDDVVYNLAVVLDTMGKIIHPVAYMNIAAFLQKADKERSGVVSTMNSSLELWANPLIDTATASSDFNILDFKRKKVTVYVGLTPDNLNRLKPLMQVFYQQATEFLCRKLPSDDEPYGVLFLMDEFPTLGKMEQFQTGIAYFRGYRVRLFLIVQDTEQLKGIYEEAGMNSFLSNSTYRITFAANNIETANLISQLIGNKTVQQESLNKPKFLDLNPASRSLHISETQRALLLPQEIIMLPRDEQIILIESTYPIKSKKILYYSDNTFTRKLLKQTYVPTQEPYDPNKVFSGANKSKVDNKENDATEGPNAADYLVEAQTKDAVYDESEIDDELKEEEIDDEDVDGFDDEEDYGKLKGDGKPKEEKYDDEFDNEFEDEDDGDKPKSNGK
- a CDS encoding P44/Msp2 family outer membrane protein, with protein sequence MSNKKTLAVTAFTLLLLQQSFASETEGFYFGGGYHGQFFNSMSELQAKGDKISVNDVGNLRTKGQFLSKYQRSYNPLFAANMAFGYERKLGNNSYRTELEGMYSSIKVDNIGLEGNRISISHLKDIGEGNNKKTYGYGIQVNNDKVENASVMANAYYYWKNDGLSFSPYVGAGVGATRMKMFETTSIRPAYQVKAGLGYSINESVNMHIGYRHFGVIGSNFDLTTQVLNQLNNDGSRVSQVFNKNHPASDNQTGSINIGSTLFATHGIEAGLTFHFASKV
- the prmC gene encoding peptide chain release factor N(5)-glutamine methyltransferase, with the translated sequence MKTIGTLIQEGSKLLSSHKVESPYLDCEIIMQHVLDVERSFIIMNYADQVSIKKEQLFWKLTKKRAERYPISQIIGNREFWSKNFIVNRHVLDPRADSEILVSAALKYYPNKKQEMEIADFGTGTGCLLISVLSEYEHAVGVGFEKSLKAYKVACQNMEKHNLLGRAKMFPSSWTECKGLFDLIISNPPYIRRDKLKDLQAEVQKEPKIALDGGIDGLSCYLSIFPILKRCLKKNGFAILEIGEDQNDIDKIVPSYELAFQEYMYDLAGMKRCIVIKRT
- a CDS encoding heme lyase CcmF/NrfE family subunit; protein product: MPELGNILLLLSCLLSLTYLFLPFNSYRFITTAIFFCISVSMAILIYCHIINDFSLENVYYHSHTTKPLIYKICGVWGNKEGSMLLWTLVLTFYLFLMDIFIGDNSELKKVSLITQGLICFCFSLFTLLKSDPFTKMPSIETDGLGFHPILQDIGLAIHPPILYLGYLGFSVPFSLSIAGLIINIEGDIWAKIVRPWVLVSWSLLTLGISLGSWWAYRELGWGGFWFWDPVENVSLMPWLIAVALTHLLLVVRNFNILRNFAILLTLTTFILSVTGTFLVRSGILSSVHTFADDPGYGLYILALLGVITASSLAIFVAFTKKSGSLITLPSIIQLADIGIQGKSMQSHAGMTPKNTPKQNFPILSRFTMILMNNLLLITAFFIVFIGTLYPTMLKYLTGELISVGAPYYNSLFNPIALATLVLTMVGQYCRWQGNSLLPIFHEYRLSFCSAAAILPFIFHMELMIVLSITISMALLAFVLEAYSKRIRLFKVAFSESISLVRGVSKSYYAMMLAHAGVAILVLGIAYSVGWQEKKENYLKIGDSITVNKFKVTLRNTEFIKKKNFHAVRGTMDIRNLLNNKILGEVTPEYRFYLVEGQKNIESSIYHNLFSDIYIVIGEIDKNKNKIATKVHYKPGMPIIWFGSCLIAFGSLLVALPLLRRF
- a CDS encoding ankyrin repeat domain-containing protein, coding for MTDRGVSVDSASTDGHTPLHYAYHYSELEVVKFLVTKYLC
- a CDS encoding ankyrin repeat domain-containing protein, which produces MYAECNGFKALNLAAMHVHKNVVEFFLNQELNISDPDKDGWTSLHYAVQRGCLEVVKFLARKGKSINVENAYGSKPVHRAASGGHKNVVEFFLIKE
- a CDS encoding ankyrin repeat domain-containing protein, whose translation is MKFLLGRGANASIKNDCGEKPIDTARRKGHSNVMELLTWNCVHTINIL
- the recO gene encoding DNA repair protein RecO, which encodes MRWKDEGIIIAAKKYGDKSLILSLFMKNHGKCRGLTRLTNDSSYKFQVSNLLHAEWSAKLPENLGFFKCELIESPFHHFFQDSLKSITIVSFSSILEKVLPESEPCAVLYDNFQYFIDVIKHGSEPWQGHYLNLELLLLAQLGFKLDLSKCAVTGVKENLQFISPKTGRAVSKKVGDYYADKLLPFPQMLHDVYNNNLQNSYSYQEFQLGLKVTGYFLNKYLFSQLNMRFPESRNLILSL
- a CDS encoding gamma carbonic anhydrase family protein, which gives rise to MYRIVSSNILKYKNCEPKIDESAFIAGDSHIVGKVEIGREASIWFNCVIRGDIGSIKIGDGTNIQDGTVIHVDRNPGGDTIIGDMVTVGHFCMLHACTVHDKALIGMGSIVMDHAIVESEAMVAAGSLVTHRKVIKSGEMWAGRPAKFFKKISDEEVKYITQSAQNYIMLMKKYKN
- a CDS encoding D-alanyl-D-alanine carboxypeptidase family protein, yielding MLDKLVILLLVSTLPFSSYSYQFRTKAKQAVVLDLASDLFIFEHNSDEKMSPSSMSKLMTLYVAFDYLKAGIIDMKDKFRVSRKAWERKGSSMFLKEGQSVSVKELLEGVTTVSGNDACITLAEGIAGSEENFVVEMNEVAQNLNLSDSYFVNSSGWPDKDHFMSAKDLVVLAKRIFTDFPEYYDLFSKQYLTYNDIIQKNKNLLLFHDIGVDGLKTGYTNAGGYGIVISAKRNDRRIFAVVNGLNTEKERIEEAKRLIQYSFNHFNTKKIFAKDSVVEEINVLYGKERKVSATVANDVTITYNRNLRDKIKVRVEYKDMIPAPIKKGQEVGKIFIEIPGIEQQTIPLYAVNDVQELNYVEKFFRILF